One stretch of Chelonia mydas isolate rCheMyd1 chromosome 17, rCheMyd1.pri.v2, whole genome shotgun sequence DNA includes these proteins:
- the DYNLL2 gene encoding dynein light chain 2, cytoplasmic isoform X2 gives MSDRKAVIKNADMSEDMQQDAVDCATQAMEKYNIEKDIAAYIKKEFDKKYNPTWHCIVGRNFGSYVTHETKHFIYFYLGQVAILLFKSG, from the exons ATGTCTGACAGAAAGGCTGTGATCAAGAATGCAGACATGTCTGAGGACATGCAGCAGGATGCTGTAGACTGTGCTACGCAGGCAATGGAGAAGTACAACATCGAGAAAGACATTGCAGCCTATATAAAGAAG gAATTTGACAAGAAATACAACCCTACCTGGCACTGCATTGTTGGCAGAAATTTTGGCAGCTATGTAACACATGAGACAAAGCACTTCATCTATTTTTACTTGGGTCAGGTTGCAATTCTTCTGTTCAAGTCTGGATAG